The following coding sequences lie in one Glycine max cultivar Williams 82 chromosome 19, Glycine_max_v4.0, whole genome shotgun sequence genomic window:
- the LOC100812522 gene encoding dof zinc finger protein DOF3.5, with translation MMEKWWKANNVEISPNCPRCGSTNTKFCYYNNYSSTQPRYFCKGCRRYWTKGGSLRNVPVGGGCRKSRSAKYNKTFRQANNSVGYSDDLMASPNSVVSDAPSIDLAQVYASFLNQKPDQAVQTVRYPNEPDYYSCLLNTTDFGHSALSEEELGLTDCLHFHEQSTESHFGESFQMYLFGFNSIHNHQEYYSSSYDTTNNTNFELPQLPGEETEISHGDMLWSKSNSEMMLDHALQASQPPLFGPQSHDADFIMGNCWSHFDLPRDASFSTL, from the coding sequence ATGATGGAGAAATGGTGGAAGGCTAATAATGTTGAGATTTCACCAAATTGTCCTAGGTGTGGTTCTACCAATACCAAGTTCTGCTACTACAATAACTACAGTTCAACTCAACCACGGTACTTTTGCAAGGGCTGCAGAAGATACTGGACCAAAGGAGGATCCCTCCGCAACGTGCCGGTTGGTGGTGGCTGCCGCAAAAGTAGAAGCGCTAAGTATAATAAGACCTTCAGACAAGCCAATAACTCAGTTGGCTATTCTGATGATTTAATGGCCTCACCTAATTCAGTGGTGTCAGATGCTCCAAGTATTGATCTAGCACAAGTTTATGCGAGTTTTCTCAACCAGAAGCCAGATCAAGCCGTCCAAACAGTTCGCTATCCTAACGAACCAGATTATTATTCATGCCTATTGAACACTACTGATTTTGGCCATAGTGCTCTCTCTGAAGAAGAACTTGGTCTCACTGATTGTTTGCATTTTCATGAACAATCCACAGAATCACATTTCGGTGAGAGTTTCCAAATGTATCTTTTCGGGTTCAACTCTATCCATAATCATCAAGAATATTACAGTAGCAGTTATGATACcacaaataatacaaattttgaGTTGCCACAGTTGCCTGGTGAAGAGACAGAAATCTCACACGGTGATATGTTGTGGTCCAAATCCAATTCTGAGATGATGCTCGATCATGCTTTGCAAGCCTCCCAACCGCCCCTTTTTGGACCTCAATCTCATGATGCAGACTTCATTATGGGAAATTGTTGGAGCCACTTCGATTTGCCAAGGGATGCTTCTTTTTCCACGCTTTGA
- the LOC100813062 gene encoding trafficking protein particle complex subunit 8 codes for MMDPAMTPLGQMLLEEITPVVMLLSTPSVEEASLKNGLSFLQTLTPFCSFNNIDVPVRTASDQPYRLHKFKLRLFYASDVRKPDMKVAKEQLKQVITEAGEKEFSESCSDVSEINHEFSSSSEYQNTPSWFRFLNKELVRVASFSDHEAFDHPVICLVAVSSKDEQPISRFVDLFNTNKLPSLLNDGAMDPKVSKRYLLVHDNQDGPADRASKILTDMRSTFGASDCSLLCINSSLDTPIKTQDNPWASYITDASPTPSQDLGCFLNIDDINEIKDLMQDLASKYIIPNMEQKIRLLNQQVSATRKGFKNQIKNLWWRKGKEDGADSLNGPTYDFNSIESQIRVLGDYAFMLRDYELALSNYRLISTDYKIDKAWKRYAGVQEMMGLTYFMLDQSRKEAEYCMENAFNTYLKLGSLGQLNATRCGLWWIEMLKARDQYKEAATVYFRICGEDILHSAVMLEQASYCYLLSKPSMLRKYGFHLVLSGEQYKKCDQIKHAIRTYRSALSVFRGTTWSYINDHVHFHIGQWYASLGMYDVAVKHMTEILACSHQSKTTQELFLGDFLQIVEKTGRMFEVTKLQLPVINISSLKVIFEDYRTFGTPSAANTREGLWRSLEEEMLPSFSAAKTNWLELQSKLIPKKHSQSNVCVVGEAVTVNIEFKNPLQISIPISGVTLVCKYSASTDDVRSDENESSVEKDNEVDHFGNMSSDSSSFMVSDVDFLLGGGETTMIQLSVTPRAEGSLEILGVRWKLSGTIVGFHNFKLGHPKKIIKGRRKKNHLPNEKFKFMVIKSIPKLQGSIHPLPGKTYAGDLRQLVLELRNPSEFPVKNLKMKISHPRFLIIGKQENMKSEFPACLRKRTVAVPSDVYANSNIMSDTVFLFPEGTSVQGETPFLWPLWFRAAVPGDTSLYMSIYYEMGDASSVIKYRTLRLHYNVQVLPSLDVSFQISPSRLKLQEFLVRLDVVNKTSSESFQVYQLSSVGLHWEISLLQAPDTIFPSQSLKAGQAISCFFTLKNSSRFLTLEDNISTLPVRSDVRLVPQSSEDLVYDINSAPLFNFHHYERLQQEVSYEGDLNTVDFVLISRPFKSNDDPGFPNPPHVMSHHACHFSTASTGPISWLVDGPQTLHHDFSASFCEISLKMHIYNSSGATAFVRIDTLDSAGNGGHMNSVNVVQSATTDNQAGWHDITPVNELKVTSNVLETQPGKAPSLESVSSYIWSGSISTNLHIDAMSSAEIPLQICVFSPGTYDLSNYVLNWKLPSNGKGDSDETRQHSGKCQGYKYYLTVLQST; via the exons ATGATGGATCCGGCGATGACGCCGCTGGGGCAAATGCTATTGGAGGAGATCACTCCCGTGGTCATGCTCCTCTCAACTCCTTCCGTCGAAGAAGCTTCCCTCAAGAACGGCCTCTCCTTCCTCCAGACGCTAACGCCGTTCTGCTCCTTCAACAACATCGACG TTCCTGTTAGGACCGCCAGTGACCAACCTTATCGCCTTCACAAGTTCAAATTGCGTTTGTTCTACGCTTCCGATGTGAGGAAGCCCGATATGAAG GTAGCTAAAGAGCAGCTGAAGCAAGTTATCACAGAGGCAGGGGAGAAAGAGTTTTCTGAGTCTTGTTCAGATGTGTCGGAAATTAATCATGAATTTTCGTCGA GTTCTGAATACCAAAATACACCTTCCTGGTTTCGGTTTCTCAATAAAGAGCTTGTTCGTGTGGCTTCCTTTTCAGACCATGAAGCATTTGACCATCCTGTGATAT GTCTTGTAGCTGTTTCATCAAAGGATGAACAACCTATTAGCAGATTTGTTGACCTTTTTAATACCAACAAGCTTCCTTCCCTTCTTAATGATGGTGCAATGGATCCAAAAGTTTCAAAGCGTTACTTGTTAGTGCATGATAATCAAGATGGCCCTGCAGACAG AGCTAGTAAAATATTGACAGATATGAGGAGTACATTTGGGGCAAGTGACTGTTCGTTGCTTTGCATTAATTCTTCCCTGGATACTCCAATCAAAACTCAAGATAATCCTTGGGCTTCATAT ATAACTGATGCCTCACCTACTCCTAGTCAAGATCTTGGTTGCTTTCTCAACATTGATGATATCAACGAG ATAAAAGATCTAATGCAAGATTTAGCATCCAAGTACATCATTCCAAATATGGAGCAAAAAATTCGTTTACTCAATCAACAG gtttctGCAACACGAAAAGGGtttaaaaaccaaataaaaaatttatggtggagaaaagggaaagaagacGGTGCAGATTCTCTCAATGGTCCCAc GTATGACTTTAATTCCATTGAATCCCAGATTCGAGTTTTGGGTGATTATGCTTTCATGTTACGAGATTATGAACTTGCCTTGTCAAATTATCGCCTAATTTCCACCGATTACAAGATTGATAAAGCCTGGAAGCGTTATGCTGGTGTGcag GAAATGATGGGACTTACGTACTTCATGTTGGATCAATCAAGAAAGGAAGCTGAGTATTGCATGGAAAATGCTTTTAACACATATTTA AAACTTGGATCGTTGGGTCAGCTAAATGCAACACGATGTGGTCTGTGGTGGATAGAAATGTTAAAGGCACGTGATCAATATAAGGAGGCAGCTACTGTTTATTTTCGTATTTGTGGTGAG GATATCCTACATTCTGCTGTGATGCTTGAACAAGCATCGTATTGCTACTTGTTGTCTAAACCCTCTATGTTACGCAAATATGGATTTCATCTAGTGCTTTCTGGTGAGCAGTATAAAAAGTGTGATCAG ATCAAACATGCAATTCGAACATACAGAAGCGCTCTTTCTGTTTTTAGAGGAACTACTTGGAGTTATATAAATGATCATGTTCATTTCCATATAGGACA GTGGTATGCTTCTCTTGGGATGTATGACGTGGCTGTCAAGCATATGACGGAAATCCTGGCCTGTAGTCACCAGTCCAAGACAACACAGGAATTATTCCTGGGCGACTTTCTTCAAATTGTGGAG AAAACTGGACGGATGTTTGAGGTAACAAAACTTCAATTGCCTGTAATCAACATCTCTTCACTCAAGGTCATCTTCGAAGATTACCGAACTTTTGGAACACCTTCAGCT GCTAATACTAGAGAAGGCTTGTGGCGTTCTTTGGAGGAGGAAATGCTACCATCATTCTCTGCTGCCAAGACAAATTGGTTGGAGTTGCAATCAAAGCTTATCCCAAAGAAGCACAGTCAATCCAATGTTTGTGTTGTAGGCG AAGCTGTGACGGTGAATATCGAATTTAAAAATCCTCTACAAATCTCAATTCCCATATCTGGTGTTACACTTGTATGCAAGTATTCTGCCAGTACTGATGATGTTAGATCAG ATGAGAATGAGTCAAGTGTGGAGAAAGATAATGAGGTTGACCACTTTGGGAATATGAGCTCTGACAGTTCCTCATTTATGGTGTCTGATGTTGATTTCTTACTAGGAGGTGGTGAAACAACCATG ATTCAACTATCAGTTACTCCCAGGGCAGAGGGTTCTCTTGAAATTCTTGGTGTTAGGTGGAAATTGTCTGGTACAATAGTTGGCTTTCACAACTTTAAGTTGGGCCACCCAAAGAAGATTAtaaaaggaagaaggaaaaaaaatcacttgccaaatgagaaatttaaatttatggtgATTAAG AGCATACCCAAGCTTCAGGGTTCCATTCACCCTCTACCTGGAAAGACATATGCTGGAGATTTACGACAACTTGTTTTGGAATTGAGGAATCCATCAGAGTTTCCTGTTAAG aatctgaagatgaagataAGTCATCCTAGATTCCTGATAATTGGGAAACAAGAAAATATGAAGTCAGAGTTTCCTGCGTGCTTAAGAAAGAGGACAGTTGCAGTACCAAGTGATGTGTATGCTAATTCTAATATCATGTCTGACACAGTCTTTTTGTTTCCAGAG GGCACATCAGTTCAAGGTGAAACACCCTTCTTGTGGCCTCTTTGGTTTAGGGCTGCTGTTCCAGGTGATACATCACTTTACATGAGCATATATTATGAGATGGGAGATGCATCAAGTGTCATCAAGTATCGTACTCTTCGCTTGCATTACAATGTGCAG GTATTACCGTCGTTGGATGTCTCATTTCAAATAAGTCCTTCTCGATTAAAATTACAAGAATTTCTTGTTCGATTGGATGTTGTTAACAAGACTAGCTCAGAAAGTTTCCAAGTTTATCAGTTGTCGTCTGTTGGTCTCCACTGGGAAATCTCATTACTTCAAGCTCCTGATACTATTTTTCCTTCACAATCATTGAAGGCTGGCCAAGCAATATCTTGTTTCTTTACGCTAAAG AATTCTTCGAGGTTTTTGACATTGGAGGACAACATATCTACATTACCTGTCAGAAGTGATGTAAGATTGGTACCCCAAAGCAGTGAGGATTTAGTTTATGATATAAACAGTGCacctttgttcaatttccaCCATTATGAAAGATTGCAGCAGGAAGTTTCATATGAG GGTGACTTAAATACTGTTGATTTTGTATTGATCTCTCGGCCATTCAAGAGTAATGACGATCCGGGTTTTCCCAATCCTCCTCATGTTATGTCTCATCATGCGTGTCACTTCAG TACTGCTAGCACGGGCCCTATTTCATGGCTAGTGGATGGACCTCAAACCTTGCACCATGACTTCTCTGCATCGTTCTGTGAAATAAGTCTGAAGATGCATATTTACAATTCTTCTGGTGCCACTGCTTTTGTACGCATTGACACCTTAGATTCTGCTGGTAATggtggacacatgaacagtgtaAATGTGGTTCAATCAGCAACTACTGATAACCAAGCAGGGTGGCATGATATTACACCAGTGAATGAACTGAAAGTCACATCAAATGTTCTTGAAACCCAACCAGGAAAGGCACCATCATTGGAAAGTGTGTCCTCATATATTTGGTCTGGATCAATCTCAACCAATCTCCACATTGATGCTATGTCCTCTGCAGAAATTCCTCTTCAGATCTGTGTGTTCTCTCCTGGGACATACGACCTGTCAAATTATGTTTTGAATTGGAAACTTCCATCCAATGGTAAGGGAGATAGTGATGAAACGAGGCAGCATTCAGGCAAGTGCCAGGGCTATAAATACTATCTTACCGTGCTTCAGTCCACTTGA
- the LOC100790221 gene encoding syntaxin-121 yields MNDLLSGLFSKGKQQQQQQQQRHQHVIEITQGGGMDLDKFFQEVESVKEDLKELERLHLSLRATNQHGKALHSPKGVRELRSRMDLDVALSLTKAKLVKGRLAALHRTNQATLSLPGCGPGSYSDRTRTALVGALTKNLRQSMESFNKLREQISYEYRDTVQRRYYAVTGENPDQETIDLLISTGESETFLQKAIQQQGRATIMDTIQEIQERHDTMKEIERNLHELHQVFMDMAVLIQHQGEHLDNIESHMELANSFVSIGVQHLQVVRSHQKNTRNCTCFAILLFIIVLVIVLPIVFRN; encoded by the exons ATGAACGACTTGTTATCGGGTTTGTTCTCAAAGGgaaaacaacaacagcagcagcaacaacaacgaCATCAGCATGTGATCGAGATAACACAAGGTGGTGGCATGGACTTGGACAAGTTCTTCCAAGAAGTGGAATCAGTGAAGGAGGACTTGAAGGAGTTAGAGCGTCTCCACCTAAGCCTTCGTGCTACAAACCAACACGGAAAAGCGCTTCACAGCCCAAAGGGCGTTAGGGAGCTTAGGTCACGCATGGACCTGGACGTGGCTCTCTCTCTCACCAAAGCGAAGCTCGTGAAGGGTCGCTTGGCGGCTCTTCACCGAACCAACCAAGCGACCCTCTCCTTGCCCGGTTGCGGGCCCGGTTCATACTCCGACCGGACCCGAACCGCGCTTGTGGGGGCCTTGACGAAGAACCTGAGACAGTCCATGGAGAGTTTCAATAAGCTGAGAGAGCAGATATCGTACGAGTACAGAGACACTGTGCAACGTAGATACTACGCTGTCACTGGAGAAAACCCTGATCAAGAAACCATTGACCTCCTCATCTCCACgg GTGAGAGTGAAACTTTCTTACAGAAAGCCATCCAACAGCAAGGGAGAGCCACTATCATGGACACCATCCAAGAGATTCAGGAGAGGCACGACACGATGAAAGAGATAGAGAGAAATCTACACGAGCTGCACCAAGTGTTCATGGACATGGCAGTGCTGATCCAACACCAGGGTGAACACTTGGATAACATAGAGAGCCACATGGAACTTGCAAACTCCTTCGTGAGCATAGGGGTGCAGCATTTGCAGGTTGTGAGGAGTCATCAGAAGAACACCCGCAACTGCACTTGTTTCGCCATACTTCTCTTCATTATCGTGTTGGTCATAGTTCTCCCTATTGTTTTCAGAAATTGA
- the LOC100814321 gene encoding uncharacterized protein LOC100814321 codes for MAGIRMIDIAVNFTDGMFKGIYHGKQCHVSDIATVLNRAWAAGVTRIIVTGGSLEESREALAIAETDGRLFCTVGVHPTRCKEFEESGDPEKHFQALLSLAKEGIQKGKVVAIGECGLDYDRLHFCPAEIQKKYFEKQFELAYITKLPMFLHMRAAAADFCEIVEKNKDRFTAGVTHSFTGSMDDCIKLLSFDKMYIGINGCSLKTTENLDVVKGIPVERMMIETDSPYCEIKNTHAGIGFVKSTWPSKKKEKYDQECIVKGRNEPCLVKQVLEVVAGCKGINDVSNLSRTLYHNTCRIFFPHDLDSAADALLAGGNST; via the exons ATGGCAGGCATTCGAATGATAG ATATAGCCGTCAACTTCACCG ATGGCATGTTTAAGGGAATCTACCACGGCAAGCAATGTCACGTCTCGGATATTGCAACTGTTTTGAACAGAGCTTGGGCTGCCGGCGTCACCCGAATTATT GTAACTGGTGGGTCTCTAGAAGAATCAAGGGAGGCACTTGCCATTGCGGAAACAGATG GAAGACTTTTCTGCACAGTTGGAGTGCATCCAACACGTTGCAAG gaatttgaggagaGTGGAGATCCAGAAAAGCATTTCCAGGCTCTTTTGTCTTTAGCTAAAGAGGGAATTCAGAAAGGAAAG GTGGTTGCAATTGGAGAATGTGGATTGGACTATGACAGGCTTCATTTTTGCCCAGCAGAGATTCAAAAGAA GTATTTCGAGAAGCAATTTGAATTAGCATATATCACAAAACTGCCTATGTTTTTGCACATGCGAGCAGCTGCTGCAGATTTCTGTGAAATAGTGGAGAAAAATAAGGACAG GTTCACTGCTGGAGTCACCCATTCATTTACTGGTAGTATGGATGATTGCATTAAGCTTCTCTCATTTGATAAAATGTACATAG GCATAAATGGGTGCTCTCTGAAGACGACTGAGAACCTTGATGTTGTTAAGGGTATTCCAGTTGAGAGAATGATGATTGAGACGGACTCACCATACTGTGAAATCAAGAATACTCATGCTGgaattggttttgttaaatCTACATGGCCTTCtaagaagaaagagaagtaTGATCAAGAGTGCATTGTTAAAGGCCGCAATGAACCTTGTTTAGTTAA GCAAGTTCTTGAAGTGGTTGCTGGCTGTAAAGGCATCAACGATGTGAGTAACCTCAGCAGAACATTGTACCATAACACTTGCAG GATATTTTTCCCTCATGACTTGGATTCTGCTGCTGATGCTCTTCTAGCTGGCGGTAATTCTACATAA
- the LOC100814852 gene encoding 33 kDa ribonucleoprotein, chloroplastic codes for MAATASVSSSICNRIYNLSFTHPSLSLTSSNFPQRPVSQKPLSLNLESQSFALSFLPLHRLPPPFAAFDGLEVAQDTTESQQDEPEPETVEKTEQEEEQKVSDSNDAGRLYVGNLPYSITNSELGELFGEAGTVASVEIVYDRVTDRSRGFAFVTMGSVEDAKEAIRMFDGSQVGGRTVKVNFPEVPKGGERLVMGSKILNSYRGFVDSPHKIYAGNLGWGLTSQGLREAFAEQPGVLSAKVIYERDSGRSRGFGFVSFETAESARAALDIMNGVEVQGRPLRLNLAEARTPSSPPVIQKNVGSNVESSELVSSAST; via the exons ATGGCTGCTACGGCTTCTGTTTCCTCTTCTATCTGCAACAGAATATACAACCTTTCCTTCACACACCCTTCCCTTTCACTCACCAGCAGCAACTTCCCTCAAAGACCCGTATCTCAAAAACCACTCAGTCTCAACCTCGAGTCCCAAAGTTTCGCTCTTTCCTTTCTCCCACTTCACCGTCTTCCCCCACCTTTCGCTGCCTTTGATGGGTTGGAAGTAGCTCAAGATACCACAGAGTCCCAACAAGACGAACCAGAACCAGAAACCGTTGAAAAAACAGAACAAGAGGAAGAGCAAAAGGTTTCAGACTCCAATGATGCTGGGAGGCTCTATGTTGGAAACTTGCCATATTCAATCACTAATTCCGAATTGGGCGAGCTCTTTGGAGAAGCTGGCACCGTGGCGTCTGTTGAG ATTGTGTATGATCGTGTCACGGATAGAAGCAGGGGATTTGCATTTGTTACAATGGGGAGTGTTGAGGATGCTAAAGAGGCAATTCGAATGTTTGATGGCTCT CAAGTTGGTGGTAGGACTGTTAAGGTAAACTTCCCAGAGGTACCTAAAGGAGGGGAAAGGTTGGTAATGGGGTCAAAAATACTGAACAGCTACAGAGGCTTTGTAGACAGCCCTCACAAGATCTATGCTGGCAACCTAGGCTGGGGATTGACCTCACAGGGTCTTAGGGAAGCTTTTGCTGAGCAGCCAGGCGTATTGAGTGCCAAGGTCATCTATGAGAGGGACAGTGGAAGATCTCGAGGTTTTGGGTTTGTTTCTTTTGAAACTGCCGAATCTGCACGGGCTGCTTTGGACATCATGAATGGTGTG GAGGTACAAGGTCGGCCCTTGCGGTTGAATTTGGCTGAAGCAAGGACACCTTCATCTCCTCCAGTAATTCAGAAAAATGTAGGAAGCAATGTTGAAAGTTCGGAATTGGTGTCTAGTGCCAGCACATAA
- the NF-YA1B gene encoding nuclear transcription factor Y subunit A-10 isoform X3: MAMQTVYLKKHEGNAHNFVGTLSSAASAPWWSAFGSQSVHQGESCGQMKPFALELPNCIDQLAATKLSARGAEQVLGEGHTTQFTIFPDGCKMSDDAQKLQTTISLQSSLTDPHSRFEIGFSQPMLCAKYPYTDQFYGLFSAYAPQISGRIMLPLNMSSDDGPIYVNAKQYHGIIRRRQSRAKAVLDHKLTKRCKPYMHESRHLHAMRRPRGSGGRFLNTRSSINGNGKLGNEVHKTVGEQLQSSDSQSSEFLQSEVGTLNSSKETNGSSPNISGSEVTSMYSRGGLDSFSLNHLGSAVHSFANMIDGGRGMIIPPKWVAAAGNCYNLKV, encoded by the exons ATGGCGATGCAAACTGTTTATCTTAAAAAGCATGAAGGAAATGCACACAATTTTGTGGGCACGTTGTCGTCTGCAGCTTCAGCACCCTGGTGGAGTGCTTTTGGATCACAATCCGTTCATCAGGGAGAATCTTGTGGCCAAATGAAACCCTTTGCATTGGAGCTGCCTAACTGCATAGACCAACTTGCTGCCACTAAGCTATCAGCAAGAGGAGCTGAGCAAGTGTTGGGTGAAGGGCATACAACTCAGTTCACCATTTTTCCAG ATGGTTGTAAAATGTCAGATGATGCGCAAAAGCTTCAGACAACCATATCACTGCAGTCTTCACTTACTGATCCCCACTCTCGTTTTGAGATAGGATTTAGTCAGCCCATG TTATGTGCAAAATATCCTTACACGGATCAATTTTATGGCCTCTTCTCAGCTTATGCACCTCAAATTTCG GGACGTATAATGCTGCCACTTAACATGTCATCTGATGATGGACCAATTTACGTAAATGCTAAGCAGTACCATGGAATCATTAGACGTCGGCAGTCCCGTGCCAAAGCTGTACTTGATCACAAATTGACTAAACGTTGCAAG CCCTATATGCACGAATCTCGCCATCTCCATGCAATGCGGCGACCAAGAGGATCTGGGGGTCGCTTCTTGAACACTAGGAGTTCTATTAACGGAAATGGTAAACTTGGAAATGAAGTGCATAAAACTGTTGGTGAACAATTGCAGTCTAGTGACTCTCAGAGTTCTGAATTCCTTCAATCTGAGGTTGGTACTTTGAATTCATCAAAAGAGACTAATGGCAGCAGTCCAAATATTTCTGGTTCAGAGGTGACTAGCATGTATTCGCGGGGAGGTCTCGACAGCTTTTCTCTCAATCATCTTGGATCTGCTGTCCACTCTTTTGCAAACATGATAGATGGTGGGCGCGGTATGATCATACCCCCCAAATGGGTTGCAGCAGCTGGTAACTGCTACAACCTTAAAGTTTGA
- the NF-YA1B gene encoding nuclear transcription factor Y subunit A-10 isoform X1, which yields MELDFSVFVVLLVVYLFMYLGFVFLPMAMQTVYLKKHEGNAHNFVGTLSSAASAPWWSAFGSQSVHQGESCGQMKPFALELPNCIDQLAATKLSARGAEQVLGEGHTTQFTIFPDGCKMSDDAQKLQTTISLQSSLTDPHSRFEIGFSQPMLCAKYPYTDQFYGLFSAYAPQISGRIMLPLNMSSDDGPIYVNAKQYHGIIRRRQSRAKAVLDHKLTKRCKPYMHESRHLHAMRRPRGSGGRFLNTRSSINGNGKLGNEVHKTVGEQLQSSDSQSSEFLQSEVGTLNSSKETNGSSPNISGSEVTSMYSRGGLDSFSLNHLGSAVHSFANMIDGGRGMIIPPKWVAAAGNCYNLKV from the exons ATGGAGCTtgacttttctgtttttgtggtTCTTCTGGTGGTGTACTTGTTTATGTATCTGGGTTTTGTATTCT TGCCTATGGCGATGCAAACTGTTTATCTTAAAAAGCATGAAGGAAATGCACACAATTTTGTGGGCACGTTGTCGTCTGCAGCTTCAGCACCCTGGTGGAGTGCTTTTGGATCACAATCCGTTCATCAGGGAGAATCTTGTGGCCAAATGAAACCCTTTGCATTGGAGCTGCCTAACTGCATAGACCAACTTGCTGCCACTAAGCTATCAGCAAGAGGAGCTGAGCAAGTGTTGGGTGAAGGGCATACAACTCAGTTCACCATTTTTCCAG ATGGTTGTAAAATGTCAGATGATGCGCAAAAGCTTCAGACAACCATATCACTGCAGTCTTCACTTACTGATCCCCACTCTCGTTTTGAGATAGGATTTAGTCAGCCCATG TTATGTGCAAAATATCCTTACACGGATCAATTTTATGGCCTCTTCTCAGCTTATGCACCTCAAATTTCG GGACGTATAATGCTGCCACTTAACATGTCATCTGATGATGGACCAATTTACGTAAATGCTAAGCAGTACCATGGAATCATTAGACGTCGGCAGTCCCGTGCCAAAGCTGTACTTGATCACAAATTGACTAAACGTTGCAAG CCCTATATGCACGAATCTCGCCATCTCCATGCAATGCGGCGACCAAGAGGATCTGGGGGTCGCTTCTTGAACACTAGGAGTTCTATTAACGGAAATGGTAAACTTGGAAATGAAGTGCATAAAACTGTTGGTGAACAATTGCAGTCTAGTGACTCTCAGAGTTCTGAATTCCTTCAATCTGAGGTTGGTACTTTGAATTCATCAAAAGAGACTAATGGCAGCAGTCCAAATATTTCTGGTTCAGAGGTGACTAGCATGTATTCGCGGGGAGGTCTCGACAGCTTTTCTCTCAATCATCTTGGATCTGCTGTCCACTCTTTTGCAAACATGATAGATGGTGGGCGCGGTATGATCATACCCCCCAAATGGGTTGCAGCAGCTGGTAACTGCTACAACCTTAAAGTTTGA
- the NF-YA1B gene encoding nuclear transcription factor Y subunit A-10 isoform X2: MLLLLLQFLQLSFILPMAMQTVYLKKHEGNAHNFVGTLSSAASAPWWSAFGSQSVHQGESCGQMKPFALELPNCIDQLAATKLSARGAEQVLGEGHTTQFTIFPDGCKMSDDAQKLQTTISLQSSLTDPHSRFEIGFSQPMLCAKYPYTDQFYGLFSAYAPQISGRIMLPLNMSSDDGPIYVNAKQYHGIIRRRQSRAKAVLDHKLTKRCKPYMHESRHLHAMRRPRGSGGRFLNTRSSINGNGKLGNEVHKTVGEQLQSSDSQSSEFLQSEVGTLNSSKETNGSSPNISGSEVTSMYSRGGLDSFSLNHLGSAVHSFANMIDGGRGMIIPPKWVAAAGNCYNLKV, from the exons ATGCTGCTACTCCTTCTTCAGTTTCTACAACTGAGTTTCATAT TGCCTATGGCGATGCAAACTGTTTATCTTAAAAAGCATGAAGGAAATGCACACAATTTTGTGGGCACGTTGTCGTCTGCAGCTTCAGCACCCTGGTGGAGTGCTTTTGGATCACAATCCGTTCATCAGGGAGAATCTTGTGGCCAAATGAAACCCTTTGCATTGGAGCTGCCTAACTGCATAGACCAACTTGCTGCCACTAAGCTATCAGCAAGAGGAGCTGAGCAAGTGTTGGGTGAAGGGCATACAACTCAGTTCACCATTTTTCCAG ATGGTTGTAAAATGTCAGATGATGCGCAAAAGCTTCAGACAACCATATCACTGCAGTCTTCACTTACTGATCCCCACTCTCGTTTTGAGATAGGATTTAGTCAGCCCATG TTATGTGCAAAATATCCTTACACGGATCAATTTTATGGCCTCTTCTCAGCTTATGCACCTCAAATTTCG GGACGTATAATGCTGCCACTTAACATGTCATCTGATGATGGACCAATTTACGTAAATGCTAAGCAGTACCATGGAATCATTAGACGTCGGCAGTCCCGTGCCAAAGCTGTACTTGATCACAAATTGACTAAACGTTGCAAG CCCTATATGCACGAATCTCGCCATCTCCATGCAATGCGGCGACCAAGAGGATCTGGGGGTCGCTTCTTGAACACTAGGAGTTCTATTAACGGAAATGGTAAACTTGGAAATGAAGTGCATAAAACTGTTGGTGAACAATTGCAGTCTAGTGACTCTCAGAGTTCTGAATTCCTTCAATCTGAGGTTGGTACTTTGAATTCATCAAAAGAGACTAATGGCAGCAGTCCAAATATTTCTGGTTCAGAGGTGACTAGCATGTATTCGCGGGGAGGTCTCGACAGCTTTTCTCTCAATCATCTTGGATCTGCTGTCCACTCTTTTGCAAACATGATAGATGGTGGGCGCGGTATGATCATACCCCCCAAATGGGTTGCAGCAGCTGGTAACTGCTACAACCTTAAAGTTTGA